A part of Candidatus Hydrogenedentota bacterium genomic DNA contains:
- a CDS encoding AsmA-like C-terminal domain-containing protein — translation MVANLDIAAAIRRRRYAIVVLVLAALVALGVMAATRFADIERYRPEIVASLERATGMPVSVGRMRLRLFPVPGIGIDDIAVGDAECRLLIRRATASLRLAGLTQGRIAIEGITLSDVSLVLPKDLSVLRNIAERFKKPDRKSASLPSLLDIERFHIRQGEIRHGIGGTVWATFDGTAHSLTAETVPLRLTANLPAWGRDAKLLIEGKLTPHNGLGGQGKISLKGIDLTRLAERPEWTGGQAEATISINAPNIRRVSAEIHGAVHNTPLDVLNGTLSALAWWQENALTINDIEWASSGTSLAADLTWEPSAQVACRIVEARADSEAMAALAAVSSETTICLKPRKDAECALKDVIFGLNTEREIRVAKGFASLNGLDVYSRDGRRLLTDVHADLTAEDDVFRINELAADALQLTGTLRVNWAEKSVVCEASGTATLLPSWLALAPPSFPIADIKGVCKLETISATIRAGQGFPGDFNAEGALDNIGFTIAGPPLVQPLPVEGLKGRFAFKEGQITVENISANGIVVSGSMVPRKGAIALDLHGKAAIDQAPIGAFLPKDLISGLGGTLTLERFKATLGSKGLPADLDMAAGIEDGRLTLETAGFKEKLSNITAQANVDAKGFRFDLETRSERAGTLTLRGGYDTGKKRLVGTLVMDLAQCVGSFLGTLPSRESWLALAQHFGLSTFQIESTWPPEKNEMVPVQITREGAPPCQVKINLSKHEGKWQVGELDASLEIPLAPLKPVFPKAMEADGSVILRAQKSKADPQWTLEADLDDVDAVFGDYLYKKRGDPLHVKAMPNLQGGMKLDAFHVQYGGLDIPVRIRDGGAYVDNITLDLAGLAGLLPQHGTIHGRVRGSFGSKPLAATLELEDAGAFIAPDLGIDKVSGTVTVHGKRVVLKDVRARGLDSDCTFNAELIDGVFHGSANGSRLNLNDVIYFVDHLPDYKRSPKPTDEKKPRSPTPFACELQVSLDTLIYRKAGAQNVTGVFSMRDEIIHAANIAGIPNTGRLTGSIEVYPSRGGQRGHVNLDLEAKEADLRFVDAIVFDKPRGLAGIVTGKVTMIIPTGSGTEAMDGANGGFSLEAHNGSLGDVAFATPLRNLLKTTTLIRLRLPEYGTDALDFDRCRAAVIIEDGVWTLQQADMENPYLSMIAEGWVDFPRRSTDVRLRINFLESVTGLLSKVPLVGTVVSRVGGMTGMDLQVYDSPYDMKVRLRPTQRLENAGKAAGEVMDTLTRPFRRKE, via the coding sequence ATGGTCGCCAATTTAGACATAGCCGCCGCGATACGCCGCCGCCGTTATGCGATTGTCGTCTTGGTTTTGGCGGCTCTCGTGGCGCTGGGCGTGATGGCAGCCACTCGCTTTGCCGATATCGAGAGATACCGGCCGGAGATTGTCGCGTCGCTCGAACGCGCCACGGGCATGCCCGTATCCGTAGGACGGATGAGGCTTCGTCTTTTTCCCGTTCCCGGCATTGGCATTGACGACATCGCCGTGGGGGACGCGGAATGCCGGCTCCTGATCCGCCGCGCCACGGCATCGCTGCGCTTGGCCGGCCTTACACAAGGCCGCATCGCAATCGAAGGAATAACCCTTTCGGATGTTTCGCTTGTCTTGCCGAAGGATCTGTCGGTTTTACGGAACATCGCCGAACGCTTCAAGAAGCCGGACCGGAAGAGCGCTTCCCTCCCGTCGCTCCTTGACATTGAGCGATTCCATATTCGGCAAGGTGAAATCCGACACGGCATCGGAGGAACCGTATGGGCCACGTTCGACGGAACGGCCCATTCATTGACGGCCGAAACCGTGCCGTTGCGTCTCACGGCGAACCTGCCGGCATGGGGCAGGGACGCCAAACTCCTTATCGAAGGTAAACTGACGCCCCACAATGGCTTGGGCGGCCAAGGCAAGATTTCTCTCAAGGGGATTGATCTAACCCGGCTGGCGGAACGGCCCGAATGGACAGGCGGCCAGGCCGAAGCCACAATTTCCATCAACGCGCCCAACATCCGCCGCGTGTCGGCGGAAATCCACGGGGCTGTTCATAATACGCCGCTCGATGTGTTGAACGGGACCCTTTCCGCCTTGGCTTGGTGGCAGGAAAACGCATTGACTATCAACGACATCGAGTGGGCATCCTCGGGAACGTCGCTGGCGGCCGATCTCACATGGGAACCATCCGCCCAAGTGGCCTGTCGGATTGTTGAAGCGCGCGCCGATTCCGAGGCAATGGCCGCGCTGGCCGCCGTATCGTCCGAAACCACCATTTGCCTGAAACCTCGCAAGGATGCCGAATGCGCGTTGAAGGATGTCATTTTTGGATTGAACACGGAACGTGAAATTCGCGTGGCAAAAGGGTTCGCGTCACTCAATGGATTGGATGTCTATTCCCGGGATGGGCGCCGGCTGTTGACAGATGTGCATGCCGATCTAACCGCGGAAGACGATGTCTTTCGCATAAACGAACTGGCGGCGGACGCCCTTCAACTGACGGGCACGCTCCGCGTGAATTGGGCTGAGAAGTCGGTGGTTTGTGAGGCAAGCGGAACGGCGACCCTCCTGCCGTCGTGGCTGGCGTTGGCGCCCCCTTCTTTTCCGATCGCGGATATCAAGGGCGTCTGTAAACTTGAAACGATTTCGGCGACCATCCGCGCCGGGCAAGGATTTCCCGGCGATTTCAATGCCGAAGGCGCCCTTGACAACATAGGCTTCACGATTGCGGGACCTCCCTTGGTTCAACCGTTGCCTGTTGAGGGACTGAAAGGCCGCTTCGCCTTCAAAGAGGGACAAATCACGGTGGAGAATATCTCGGCCAATGGAATTGTCGTTTCGGGTTCGATGGTTCCCCGGAAAGGCGCGATTGCGCTCGATTTGCACGGAAAAGCCGCGATTGATCAGGCGCCGATTGGCGCATTTCTTCCGAAAGATTTGATAAGCGGCCTAGGTGGGACGCTGACGCTTGAACGCTTCAAGGCGACCCTTGGCAGCAAGGGCCTTCCTGCCGACCTGGACATGGCCGCAGGAATCGAGGACGGACGCCTGACCCTTGAAACGGCAGGCTTCAAGGAAAAACTGTCCAATATTACCGCGCAAGCCAATGTGGACGCCAAAGGTTTCCGATTCGATCTCGAAACGCGATCGGAGCGGGCCGGCACCCTAACGTTGCGGGGAGGCTATGACACCGGTAAGAAACGTCTCGTTGGAACCCTGGTCATGGATCTCGCCCAATGCGTAGGTTCCTTCTTGGGAACACTCCCGTCACGGGAATCCTGGCTCGCCTTGGCTCAACATTTCGGCTTGTCCACTTTTCAGATAGAATCCACATGGCCTCCAGAAAAAAATGAAATGGTTCCGGTACAAATCACCCGTGAAGGCGCCCCCCCTTGCCAAGTAAAAATCAACTTGTCCAAGCATGAAGGCAAATGGCAGGTCGGTGAACTCGATGCGTCGCTGGAAATTCCACTCGCGCCACTGAAGCCGGTTTTCCCCAAGGCCATGGAAGCCGACGGATCGGTCATTCTGCGCGCTCAAAAATCGAAGGCGGATCCCCAATGGACGCTTGAAGCGGACTTGGACGATGTGGACGCCGTGTTCGGGGATTATCTGTACAAAAAGCGGGGCGATCCGCTCCACGTCAAGGCAATGCCGAACCTACAGGGCGGCATGAAACTGGACGCCTTCCATGTTCAGTACGGCGGCCTCGACATTCCTGTCCGAATCCGTGACGGCGGCGCCTATGTGGACAACATCACCCTGGATCTCGCCGGTCTGGCGGGACTGCTGCCCCAACACGGAACCATCCATGGACGGGTGCGTGGTTCTTTTGGCTCGAAGCCGCTGGCGGCCACCCTCGAACTCGAAGACGCCGGCGCATTCATCGCGCCGGATTTAGGCATAGACAAAGTTTCCGGCACAGTGACGGTTCATGGCAAACGGGTTGTCCTGAAAGACGTCCGGGCGCGGGGACTCGATTCGGACTGCACCTTCAATGCCGAATTGATTGACGGCGTTTTCCACGGAAGCGCGAACGGCAGCCGCCTCAATCTGAACGACGTCATCTACTTTGTCGATCACTTGCCCGACTACAAGCGAAGCCCCAAGCCAACGGATGAAAAGAAACCGCGCTCCCCCACGCCGTTCGCCTGCGAATTGCAGGTCTCGCTCGACACCTTGATCTATCGCAAGGCGGGCGCCCAAAATGTCACCGGCGTGTTTTCGATGCGCGACGAAATCATTCACGCCGCCAACATCGCGGGAATCCCGAACACGGGACGCCTCACAGGGTCCATTGAAGTTTACCCCTCGCGTGGCGGGCAACGCGGACACGTAAACCTCGATTTAGAAGCGAAGGAGGCCGATTTGCGGTTTGTGGATGCGATCGTTTTTGACAAACCCCGCGGCCTCGCCGGCATTGTTACCGGAAAAGTCACGATGATCATTCCCACCGGATCGGGCACGGAAGCCATGGACGGCGCCAACGGCGGGTTCAGCCTTGAGGCCCATAACGGATCGCTCGGCGATGTCGCCTTTGCGACCCCCTTGCGCAACCTGCTGAAAACGACGACCCTGATCCGCTTACGTCTTCCCGAATACGGCACAGACGCCCTTGATTTCGACCGATGCCGGGCGGCGGTGATTATCGAAGACGGTGTGTGGACCCTTCAGCAGGCCGACATGGAAAATCCCTACCTTTCCATGATCGCCGAGGGATGGGTTGATTTTCCGCGCCGTTCGACAGATGTGCGCCTCCGCATCAATTTCCTGGAATCTGTGACGGGTTTGCTGAGCAAAGTGCCACTCGTCGGGACTGTCGTATCGCGTGTCGGCGGCATGACGGGGATGGATTTACAAGTATACGATTCACCCTACGACATGAAGGTGCGACTGCGGCCGACCCAGCGCCTTGAAAATGCCGGCAAGGCGGCCGGCGAAGTGATGGATACCCTGACCCGCCCTTTCCGCCGCAAAGAATAA
- a CDS encoding OmpH family outer membrane protein yields MRSLSAAFANVFLTVLLVLGSVAAMAQEAKPAANASGQYKIGVINRKQILDGYKKVKAEYEKLQAEVESRQAKIDELSSKIDAAKKAYEAEKEKLSPSERAERETAIQNDYRDYQAKLASNQADIDTKEKTLMKAVFEEIDAAVDAIGASEGYHIILEGGGRTGAVYFSPTVDISQKVVDALNSGVSASPKAEEKPAAKTEKPKR; encoded by the coding sequence GTGAGATCGTTAAGCGCCGCGTTTGCAAATGTGTTTCTGACTGTTTTGTTGGTTCTGGGATCGGTCGCCGCCATGGCCCAAGAGGCCAAGCCCGCGGCCAATGCGTCGGGCCAGTACAAAATTGGCGTGATCAACCGCAAGCAAATTCTTGACGGATATAAGAAAGTGAAGGCCGAATATGAAAAACTTCAGGCCGAAGTCGAGAGCCGCCAAGCCAAAATAGATGAATTGTCCAGTAAAATTGATGCGGCCAAAAAGGCCTATGAGGCCGAAAAGGAAAAACTCAGCCCCTCTGAACGCGCTGAAAGGGAAACGGCCATCCAGAATGATTACCGCGATTATCAGGCCAAACTTGCCAGTAATCAGGCGGACATAGACACCAAGGAAAAGACTCTGATGAAGGCCGTTTTTGAGGAAATTGACGCGGCGGTGGATGCGATCGGCGCGAGCGAGGGCTATCACATCATTCTCGAAGGCGGCGGTCGCACAGGCGCGGTCTATTTCAGTCCGACGGTGGATATTTCGCAAAAGGTCGTGGATGCGCTGAATAGTGGCGTTTCGGCCAGTCCCAAGGCGGAAGAGAAACCGGCCGCCAAGACCGAAAAGCCGAAGCGCTAA
- the lpxD gene encoding UDP-3-O-(3-hydroxymyristoyl)glucosamine N-acyltransferase has translation MGEIAELVGGEVWGDREAEIVGLNGIEQAQPGELTFLNNTRYARFLEATGATAILAPPEVVLPGKTFIHVKNPYIAFVMVLNAWSEPLKPCLPEGVHPTAIIGKGVTLGDHAAIGPYVVVGDDCVIGSGVMLYQGVSIGAGCTIGEGSVLYPNVVVRERVSIGARCIIHAGAVIGSDGFGFAPLGGTWFKIPQVGTVIIGDDVEIGSNTAIDRATFGRTVIGRGTKIDNLVQVGHNVQIGEHCVVSGMTGIAGSAIIGNHVTIAAQVGIADHVEVGEGATLGARAAVGQSVKPGAIMSGHPLMEHRDDLRVLTALRRLPDMPRRMRDLERRIQELEEKLHGTAENDK, from the coding sequence GTGGGTGAGATAGCTGAGTTGGTGGGCGGCGAGGTCTGGGGCGATCGCGAGGCCGAAATCGTCGGCCTCAACGGCATCGAGCAGGCTCAGCCGGGCGAACTAACCTTCCTGAACAACACCCGGTATGCCCGCTTTCTGGAGGCGACCGGCGCCACGGCCATTCTCGCCCCGCCGGAGGTCGTTCTCCCCGGAAAGACGTTTATTCATGTCAAAAATCCCTATATCGCCTTCGTGATGGTGTTGAATGCGTGGTCGGAACCGCTCAAGCCCTGTCTCCCGGAGGGAGTACACCCAACCGCCATCATCGGAAAAGGCGTCACGCTGGGCGATCATGCAGCCATCGGACCTTATGTTGTCGTGGGGGACGATTGCGTGATCGGTTCGGGCGTGATGCTGTATCAGGGCGTATCCATCGGCGCCGGCTGCACTATTGGCGAGGGAAGTGTCCTGTATCCGAATGTCGTTGTCCGTGAGCGGGTTAGCATTGGCGCCCGATGCATCATTCATGCGGGTGCGGTTATCGGAAGCGACGGTTTCGGGTTTGCGCCATTGGGCGGAACGTGGTTCAAGATCCCGCAGGTCGGCACGGTGATCATTGGTGATGATGTGGAAATTGGATCGAACACGGCCATCGATCGCGCGACCTTTGGGCGCACGGTCATTGGACGCGGCACGAAGATTGACAATCTGGTCCAAGTAGGCCATAATGTCCAAATCGGCGAACATTGCGTTGTTTCAGGGATGACAGGAATCGCCGGCAGTGCGATTATCGGCAATCATGTGACCATCGCCGCGCAGGTTGGGATAGCCGATCATGTGGAAGTCGGAGAAGGGGCGACGTTGGGCGCCCGCGCGGCGGTAGGGCAGTCGGTGAAGCCGGGCGCAATCATGTCGGGCCACCCGCTGATGGAACATCGGGACGACTTGCGTGTGTTGACCGCCCTGCGGCGCCTACCGGATATGCCGCGGCGCATGCGCGATCTGGAGCGCCGAATCCAGGAACTGGAAGAAAAACTGCATGGAACGGCAGAAAACGATAAGTAA
- the lpxC gene encoding UDP-3-O-acyl-N-acetylglucosamine deacetylase yields the protein MERQKTISNEVSFSGMGLHTGSLTTMTFKPAPPDTGVTFYRIDLPGSPAIQADIDHVVDVSRGTTIGINGAKVHTVEHVLAAVFGLDIDNIAIELDGPEIPNGDGSSQAFTQILRKAGLVEQDAERRYIQIVEPVYYRQDDVTLSVLPSDEFRMTMTIAYDHVAIGTQYASLTITPETFEKELAPARTFCFLREVRMLQDQGLIKGGSLESAVVIGDESILNEQLRFPDEFVRHKMLDLLGDMYLLGCRIKGHVIGVKSGHAKNVMFSKQIKSAYLNSRDITPPLPPDSALDVNKIMELLPQRFPFLLVDRILTHEPHKRVSGIKNVTVNEPFFQGHWPTVPVMPGVLVIEVMAQVGSLLVFDTEAVLKHGAPRQYAFLLGIDRARMRRSVVPGDQIVVEAEVLHSRRNVIKVRAIAKIDGNTAAEADLLFGLMGGL from the coding sequence ATGGAACGGCAGAAAACGATAAGTAACGAAGTGTCCTTTTCGGGCATGGGACTGCACACCGGCAGCCTCACGACCATGACGTTCAAGCCGGCTCCGCCTGACACGGGCGTGACCTTCTACCGGATCGATCTGCCCGGCTCCCCTGCCATTCAGGCGGACATTGACCATGTGGTGGACGTTTCGAGGGGCACGACCATCGGCATCAACGGGGCCAAGGTCCATACCGTGGAACATGTTCTGGCGGCGGTTTTCGGACTTGACATTGACAATATCGCCATCGAACTCGACGGACCTGAAATTCCCAACGGCGACGGCAGTTCGCAGGCCTTCACGCAAATCCTGCGCAAGGCGGGCCTGGTCGAGCAGGACGCCGAACGCCGGTACATCCAAATCGTCGAACCGGTCTATTACCGTCAGGACGACGTGACACTCAGCGTGTTGCCGTCGGACGAATTCCGCATGACGATGACCATTGCCTACGACCATGTGGCCATCGGCACGCAATATGCCTCCCTTACGATTACTCCGGAAACCTTTGAAAAAGAATTGGCGCCTGCTCGGACATTCTGTTTTTTGCGCGAAGTGCGGATGCTGCAGGACCAAGGATTGATCAAGGGCGGCAGCCTCGAAAGCGCCGTGGTCATCGGAGACGAGTCCATTCTGAACGAACAACTGCGTTTTCCCGACGAATTCGTGCGCCACAAGATGCTCGACTTGCTGGGCGACATGTACCTGCTGGGATGCCGGATCAAGGGACACGTCATCGGCGTGAAATCAGGCCACGCCAAAAACGTCATGTTTTCGAAACAGATCAAATCTGCCTATCTCAACAGTCGCGATATCACCCCGCCCTTGCCGCCGGATTCCGCGTTGGATGTCAACAAGATTATGGAGTTGCTGCCGCAGCGCTTTCCGTTTTTGTTGGTGGATCGCATTCTGACGCATGAGCCGCACAAGCGGGTGTCCGGCATCAAGAATGTCACCGTCAACGAGCCGTTCTTCCAAGGCCATTGGCCGACCGTTCCCGTGATGCCGGGCGTGCTGGTCATCGAAGTAATGGCCCAGGTCGGCTCGCTGCTCGTGTTCGACACGGAGGCGGTGCTCAAACATGGCGCGCCCCGGCAATACGCGTTTTTATTGGGCATTGATCGCGCCCGCATGCGTCGCTCGGTGGTGCCCGGCGATCAAATCGTGGTGGAGGCCGAGGTCCTGCATTCGCGGCGCAATGTCATCAAGGTACGAGCAATCGCCAAAATAGACGGCAACACCGCCGCAGAGGCGGATCTGCTTTTTGGCCTGATGGGCGGCCTCTGA
- a CDS encoding M55 family metallopeptidase has protein sequence MRILLMTDLEGVSGVKNATDWLKPGDRYYEAGCRLLTQEVNAAVEGFFAGGAKYIQVADGHGAGAIDIEWLDERVEYARGWPGAWPFGLDSSFDGLAFVGQHAKASSELAHLAHTQSFHYIDLSVNGVSIGEFGQLSMCASEVGVPAFFASGDLALTAEAQALVPGITVCEVKRGVMRGTGEECTTQEYEARNAGAVHISPPRARQIIRQSAEAAIRKLRKSPPPLVPMQAPFEAIALLRPDKHGEPKRISRTHHATSFIELMRQPLDLKPLG, from the coding sequence ATGCGAATTCTATTGATGACGGACTTGGAAGGCGTTTCGGGCGTGAAGAATGCCACAGACTGGCTCAAGCCGGGTGATCGATATTACGAGGCCGGCTGCCGCCTGCTGACGCAAGAGGTCAACGCGGCGGTCGAGGGATTTTTCGCGGGCGGCGCGAAATACATACAGGTCGCCGACGGCCATGGCGCGGGCGCGATCGACATCGAATGGCTCGACGAACGCGTCGAATATGCGCGCGGCTGGCCAGGTGCGTGGCCGTTCGGACTTGATTCAAGTTTCGACGGCTTGGCTTTTGTCGGCCAACACGCAAAGGCATCCTCGGAACTCGCCCATCTGGCCCATACGCAAAGTTTTCATTACATTGATCTTTCGGTGAACGGCGTGTCCATCGGCGAATTCGGCCAGTTGTCCATGTGCGCGTCGGAAGTGGGCGTGCCCGCCTTTTTCGCAAGCGGCGATCTGGCATTGACCGCCGAGGCGCAGGCGTTGGTTCCCGGCATCACGGTCTGCGAAGTCAAGCGGGGCGTGATGCGTGGAACGGGCGAAGAATGCACCACGCAAGAGTACGAGGCCCGCAACGCCGGCGCGGTGCATATTTCCCCGCCGCGCGCACGTCAGATTATTCGCCAATCCGCGGAAGCCGCCATCCGCAAACTACGGAAGAGTCCCCCGCCGCTCGTGCCCATGCAAGCGCCGTTTGAAGCCATTGCCCTTCTTCGTCCCGACAAACACGGCGAACCGAAACGGATCTCCCGCACGCATCACGCCACGAGTTTTATCGAACTGATGCGGCAACCCCTCGATCTCAAACCTCTCGGATAA
- a CDS encoding methyltransferase domain-containing protein, translated as MQRIPEPEIMDLADEVAAYAGADFSTVNAAFVNRLLDLAGALESPIALDLGSGPGDIPLRLAQTRARWRIIGSDYSWPMLAMARAAGGANQISWLGADAKAMPFPEAAIDVVFSNSILHHIPDPMPFWREVRRILAPEGRVFLRDLARPDSPEHAAEIVQHYAGHESALLQEEYYRSLLAAFTVDEVQEQIVAAGLAGLRVAMASDRHLDVWGTLVAPK; from the coding sequence ATGCAGCGGATACCCGAACCGGAAATAATGGACTTGGCCGACGAGGTGGCAGCCTATGCCGGGGCGGATTTTTCCACGGTCAACGCGGCATTTGTCAATCGTCTACTCGATCTTGCCGGCGCACTGGAATCGCCGATTGCGCTCGATTTGGGATCTGGTCCGGGGGATATCCCTTTGCGGCTTGCCCAGACAAGGGCGCGCTGGCGAATTATCGGCAGCGACTATTCGTGGCCGATGCTGGCCATGGCGCGTGCGGCCGGCGGCGCGAACCAAATCTCATGGCTGGGCGCGGATGCGAAGGCGATGCCTTTCCCGGAGGCTGCCATTGACGTCGTATTTTCCAACAGCATTTTGCACCATATTCCCGATCCGATGCCTTTCTGGCGCGAAGTCCGTCGTATTCTTGCACCGGAAGGACGGGTATTTTTACGCGACCTTGCGCGGCCGGATTCGCCCGAACACGCCGCGGAAATCGTCCAGCATTATGCCGGTCATGAATCGGCGCTCCTCCAGGAAGAATATTACCGTTCCCTGCTCGCGGCCTTCACCGTGGACGAAGTTCAAGAACAGATCGTCGCGGCGGGACTCGCTGGCTTGCGTGTGGCTATGGCATCAGACAGGCATCTCGATGTATGGGGAACGCTTGTTGCCCCTAAATAA